DNA from Gouania willdenowi chromosome 15, fGouWil2.1, whole genome shotgun sequence:
CCAAACGATAGGCTTTGGAGCCTGCCCTCTACAGCTTTGTATAAAGCAAACAGGAATAGAAGATTAAATACAAAGATGAATACAAAAGTCCATGGTTTAGTTTATCCttctttaaattaatatttacattttttgaagaGTTTTTTAACTGAAAAGAATGCACCGAACTGTGGTGATGTTAGATTGATATTTGGCATTTGATAGACATTCAGCTGCAAATGTTCAATTCCTTCCATATTTTTGCCCAACGTGGATTCAAATGTTCTTAAAATGTCTGATCACACTGCCAGACCAACCACTAAAAACGTTGAAAAATATTTGAACCAATTTGGTcaaaatttttgtatttttagctGGATTTCTTTcaaattccaaaaaaataacaagtaaTACAAATGTAACAAGAAGACTGCTGAGCAGGTAAAAGTTTTACACGCAAAACATGGAGGGTTTGCAGGTTTTCTGGCTCTTTATTGCCCAGTAAATATACATAATTAGCACTGCTCTGCAGACCCAGCAGCTGTCCCATTTTAGCAGCTTACCCTGAATCACCTCCCCCCGATCCTCTCTGCCTGCTAACGCACACACATCACACCATACTACAATGATTTacccttttcatccacatttGATGTTTTTCGGAATCTGGTATTTCGGTTGCAAATGTTGTGCATCTCACATTACCAGAGTTACAGCCATGTACACAtcacatttctcccatttctagTTCCCGAGTGAATAACTACATTTGTGCAGCCCTTAATGGCACAACGTGCACTGggcaaaataatttaaagtatCTTAAGGTGAGAAAATCTTTACAGACAATGTAAATACAACGCAGAGAGATCAGATTGGGTGTAGTGACCACTGACCTGCCAATTTTTGCACTTGCTTTGCTGAACTAGGTCAGCGTTAGGAAATGCTGGAATAGTTAACTGGACAGGGAAACTTAGCAGGTAGTGGACTTTTGCACTACCTGCTACCtgagcgaccgtggctcaggtggtagtgggtcgtcttctgatcgagaggttgggggtttgatcccagtacctgactatgtgtcgaagtgtccttgggcaagacactgaaccctaagttgctcccagtggtcgactagcgccttgcatggcagtcctgtcccactggtgtgtgaatgtgagagtgaatgggtgaatgagctgatatgtaaagcgctttgagactgcttcagtgtggggataaagcgctatataaaatcaagtccatttagtccatttttaCTACGCACTACTTAaggaaataatgaaaatgaaaatattgtgaATTTCTAGCTCACTGTGGTGATCCATAGAAGAATGTTTTCATGTTGTGCGTTTGATGGTAAATAAATGGTAGAAATAATTACTTCAACGTAGTTGTACATGGCCAGGTCTGCAATAGCGTGGTCATCTGGAACTCGCACTCTGGAATACTCTGCAAGTACAGCGGCTAGAAGGACACACAGCAGTCAGCACCAGGACTGTTTTAGTACTTTAGACTTTTTCTCTTCATCGATTTTAAACTGTGCTCCTTTGAAAGGCACTTACCTAAATCCTCATTGAACTGCTCCATTATTTCATCAAACACAATGCAGTCCTCAAAGccctaaaaacacaaacacataaatgaGGCTGCACATCACTGCTCTCTGTTGTTACCTCCATTTAGAGTTACTTTCTGCCAGGGGCGTAGCATCACATTTTGGgtcctgggtacaaaccatcttttTGGGTCCCTCCTGTAAGTTTTAAGTACTTTTTTTTCGCCCGGAAACTATCTCGTATTCTTAcataagttttatttttttcttcacattaacccAGAAGTTCATCATCAATTGTCCgacgaccccagagacattttttcttctagaatcagtttttgatcacgttaattaaaatgtgttacaaatacagagtagccaggattagtgaccaAGTGACCACAAAGTGTACAACCTTAGATAttcttatactgtattttatttgacctagatttatatttaaatataaatataaatatagaatgattagaatcatgggAACACTCTACACCTACTTAAGAGttggtggcagcaaaatttgtcttcaaaatatatttttttcaagtaaCTTTATTTCCATTTGAGATTTGACgtgcaaaaggaatgttccagcatttaaatgctCGAGAGTGCTCGTAGTTAATTTCAAACGAAATAATACATTCCCTAAAAAAgatgtgagtgttttaaagctcaaATCTGAGGAATTGAGTAAACCGTTGCTTTCCCTCTTTTCACCTTCTTTCCCTTTCTTTGAGTTTTTGGCCTTGTTTTCATTTCTTGAAGAAAGACATGCTGCTGTGTAACACCTGCTCCATGTCagtgcactgttttaaagggggtggtaGCTAGGGCCCTAATGCAGCATGAAtcattgtttttagtgcaaaactgtgaTTAACAACCAGTTTATTTTCATACAGGGCCCTTTTTTAATCcaatacaaataatttaaaaatgtttaaaatcaatttttGTACATATAAAACAGTCTTCTGAGGTGGCCCCCCTgccttgggccctgggtacttAGTACCCTTTACCCCCCAGTCCGAAGCCAGTGCTTACTGCATTCATCCCCTGTCCATAGAAAGGCACCACTGCATGGGCTGCATCTCCCATGAGGACACATTTGTCACCGATGTGGTATGGGGAGCACTTCACAGACACCATGGCTTGGGCAGGAAGCCGGAAATAGTCTTCTCGGAGGGCGTCGCTGCCAAGCATCAAGAGGAAAAAccaacaattattatttttgtcctATCGTATTTGGAAACTGGAAACTCAACATGCATCACTTCTGAATATGCAAAACACCATCCATGCGCCATCCGCTTTAGTTAGGTTTAACAGCCAATCCCTGGATTcgttggccctcatttatcaaccttgcgtgaaaacaaaacgtgtgcaaatttgagtgcacatttggtcAAACGACAGGACTCGCATTTAATGCATGAAAAATTTGTGTCAGACTAATCCCACCGTACAAATGATCCGGTGTTAATAAATCTGCCAGTTGAATTCGATCATCATTAACATGATACGCCCTTAAATATTCCTAgtttggaggccccgcccactgaggtcaaacaaacactggcaagaaaagaaaggaaatttTTACATCTGAGgtagagcaaaacaaagatgtgctttttgacagTGTGACAGACAACTGGACTTAAAGGTACAGTTTTGCAGCATTCCTGCATTTGTACCGTATGAAGGAGCTCATTTAAACACTCTGTGAAGGATCAGCTACCGAGCTGGTGACGCCTGCCACTGTGAACAAACCTCACAGCAGAGATCCTAAAGAGACACATGGAAATATACCATTTATATTGATCTCAGctttaggcaaaaaaaaaaaaaccttaaaaaaaaccttaaaaatacCTTTAAAAACCTCTTAAAAATtactaaatgttgtcccttgtctgtgtttattatgccttcatCCAACTTCACCTATAATTTATCACATTACTAATTAAATATTGCAgcgcatttgtaaaagtttcaGGTGTACTTTACAttataaaagcatgaatgaggtcctgTTTTCACCAGATTGGATGCAGTGAAGGCTGTACTGAACACAGTCCCTAAGCTTTACTCCACAAGCTGCACTGGCACATCCAAATATACCAATGTGGTGTTGTTGAAAGTTTACTAACGTCACATACTTTATACAGCAGCGTTCCCAGAGTCCAACACAGAGCAGAAGCAGTTCTGCactcctgtgtgtgtttgtgcaccgTTGAACTATGCGCACCTTGTCGGACGGTAGCAGAGATTACCAGCGAGATTATATAATATTCACTATAcaatatcactttttttttttatttgttttcatgttgatctgttctgaatgtgtgtctgtttaTGCTTTAATGACCTCtgaggtttgtttattttcagtctcagtcacATCTGACTGTGCTGtaccacaaatccacacactcagatttgtGTACACGTGGTCAAGCCTGACATAAGGTGCTATCGTTACGTACGCTCAcgtcaaaattgataaataGCAAAGCTTGCGTGAATATGGTCGTAGGCACAGATCTAAACATACAAATGGTTGATAAATGGGGGCCACTGTGTTCAGCTGCTTGTGTCTCAGCACTGAAAGTCAACCCAAGCAGCAAATAAGGGAATAAATGTCCTGGGTGTACTACACCTCATGCTTTTATCAAGCCTTCATCCATGACAGCAGGGACCCATGTTACTGTGAGTCACCAATTTCACACTTCACAGATCAGAGGATGGAGACAATGGAGTCAATAGGATGACaggaaataaaagtgttttttgagGTTGATTTGGCAGAGGAAAGcacagaggaggagaaaaaaactgaaacgAGAGATAGAAGACATTTCAATATGAGTGGAAAAAGAGAGTCACTCACGCTCCTATAAGTGGTATGGAGTCTGGGaagcatttttgaaaaaactcgATGACCTGGTCTCCAGTGGTGATCTTCTCAAATTCATCAAAGGGCATGAAAAGAGTACAGGTGAATGTCTTATCCTGAGTACAAAAGCAAAACAATGCAGTTGTCAGTAAAACAGGCTCTTTGATCAAATCCAAAACATCAAATGAAACGTTTTTCCGCCCTAGGGAGTGAATAAAGATGGAAAATGGTCACcattaaacaataaactttactaAAGCGACAGATTATTACTTTAAACCCATTCTGCACCCACTCACTCAGGTCACATTAATTTACTCAATTTATTACTATGGCAGCAACTCATATGTCCAGCTGGAACAGATACCtttcaaatataaaatatggAAGAACAAAAGTAGTTAACATGCTTCTATAGTTGAAATGGAATTCTTTAGAGGAATTTTCCAGagatgagagagaaaaaaaaacagtgtacaAATACTTCATTGCTGGAGTTCAGTAGGTTATTCAGGTGTCTGTACTTTTTCTACTTTACTGTACTTTCTACTAAATTAAcaagaaaacatacaaacatgaaaaaaagacaatcacTGTCGGAgctgggttgccaggttgggttcaTTGTGTTTGAACGAGACTTTTCAGGTGACAGAACAAAGGAGCTTCCAACACAGTCTCACtctaaaacatgtaataactaCACTGTAGTCCACTGCGCAATGCGTAGCCATTTCACGCTAACACCTCTGAAAGCGCAAAATGACTACGaccaatttctttttaaaaacaaatcttgtTTTGTGCCtgtccaatatttttttttaattacattttaaaaactttatctacatttctacatcattacaaggtttcaaacaCTTAAACAATAATTTAGGCTCGAGGTGTGGAAATATACTCAAATGTAATgagtagaaataataataataataataataataataataataataataataataatgaaatacataaataaaatatggtCAATTATGGTTTCAATACTAAATACCGTCTGTGATTCAACTTAATTTCTGGCTCGTTCACATAGTATCCTTACCAACACCATAGCAACAGGAGAAAGCAGAAGGAATATACATCGAAATGAACAATCTACGAATCGTATACATATACTGAATGTTAAAGGTACAGTTCTCTCttgaaatgtaatcaaaaaggcagcgtagagagctgcatTTTTACTTAAatgattttcatcttggggaacagactgcgcatgcgcaaacacataaaagcacgctatgggaacagaggcactgcatcaatgtgcttttgggagggggtgtggcctcctcctgccttacagcagagagagactgtgcagcgtctctgccgtaccaggaaatagcaatgtgcagtcatttgggctatgaaaagcacaaaatgctgacacttttaaacttataggtactgtaggctattggaaatgggaaaataaatcatttataattatattataattaaaacaaataatcaaaatattaattcacccttgggtaggcacttcCTACCTTGTCTACCCTGACTGCACTTCACTGCGAcatataaagcttctactaaaaaataaaagaaaagtctggatacaaagcttgtggataaacgtcttcgtgaccgcaacagaatttatctcggagctgcttttcaaagggggagggacctgctgcttttaaaaggattttgaacggaccaggatttggcaacatttctcatggaaatgcaataaacatgttttaatcaaattttatagcactctaacaataaatgtgaagTTTTCGTAGTTatgcgactttgttatgttttgcaatgcacgtgcacaaacgtagaagcgtagcttctggtagattggcagaggcaggggaggaagtagagctgttgagggcgggacatcgagacgttctctcagaaactccggatagtaGTTTTATGTAAAAAGGTGAGCCGAGCAGATTCTAGCACAAGTATGTGTTCTTTCATATTGTATGACACGAGGGAGCAGAACAATTTCAAATCTATTCAAACTCTTCCAGTAGCTTGTACCTGCATTTTAGGATGTTTTCAAGGTCACAACTTTGACAAACATCTTATGGCCTTGAGACAATCCAATAAATCCTCTGCTATGCTCAGTAGAGACTCCCCATTGCCAAACGCAATTTAGATTGAGTGATGGATAGAAGAATGCTGAGGGGGTGGACACACTATTACCCGCCCATCAGAGCAGGTGCGATCCATCACTATCACCAAAGTGCTCCCTGTGGACCTTTTAGCACCATCTCTGCTACCATGGCATTCAAAGACGTggtgatgtttttttgttgttttgttttctcagctttaatGTGATTCTGGTATCTGGTGCAATGGGTGTCAGTGCACTCTAATGCCAGCTGTGTTTCCCTGTTCTCACAGAGGAGAGCAGAGAGCATTGTGTTGAGTCAGTCAAGCAGTaaaaacccttttattttaaacaaggaCAGGGGGACATACTCAGGCAAGGTGAGCATTCTATAAGTACAGGGTAAGCCTCTGGAaacaatgtacagtatgtctgaCGTCTCTAATGAGGACGCCTTCACAGGCTGTGTAATGAGCCTAATTAACTCTATGAGAGCATCCCAAAGGTCAGTCACGCCTGTTCTGACTTGATTATGATGATATGTATCTGGACTAATCAGTATTTCTCACAAATGACACTACAATACAGGGAATGAGGCAGAGTTggggtaaattacatttttcggttacaattacgttttcaattacccatgttcaattaaaattcaattacaattacagttaccagcattttttcccccaaatgcaattaaattacaatcattTCTCATCCTCAGAaaatcaattacgattacgttctcaactactaaagttcaattacaaataataacaattactgtcgctgaaataaataacttaataaaactAAACTTACTCTTGTGAtagcattctgttagcatctcttatgataacggttCCTAAATCAGCtctaaaatacaacaaaaacaaatatctaatatctaatttctttcctatctattggttaccttgttaggtttcctaatcaatgaaaatattggttttgatatttttaaaatggtaaaatgtgggaaagcttgatatgaaacctattttaataattgttaactacatatgtgcagaactgtacataaaactgtaactcggttccccagttttgcgttaaattataattcacCATTTTTATAGAACCTTCATGGCAATTGCAATTAGAaagccaattacaatttaattctgATTACGCtagcaacagatttttgaaattacaaatacaaatataatcatgccataattgtaattcattctaaattacacaataacaatcgtatttgaccccaaccctggaagaAGGTAAAGAATTGTCCCTTAACTTACCAGATTGGGCAGGGCAATCATCATGAATGTGTTTCGTGGCCAGATGTGCAGATAGTTAGGCTTCATAGCAAACTagttggaaagaaaaaaaataaataagaaacatggtcacaaatattaataatcagATTGTAACTTCAACAGCATTGTCTCAATACCATAACCAACCTCTCCATTGATAGGCGGCATGGTGAGCTCCATGTAGCCATGAGGGATGTACGTCTGGCTGTAGTTGAAGCGGCTGCGTCTAAGGAACTGTTTACGGATGGCAGAGAAGGCTCCATCACACCCAACAATCAGGTCTGCCTGGATGTGTTCTTTAGTTCCATCTGAcctgcaaaacacacacaaacgataACTTTGATTGAAAACATTAATAGATAATTTGGAGCTAATGGAGACTAAGGGCCTCctttttcctctcaaaattaAAAAAGCCTTGTGGACAGCAGATGACGCTGTTAATTTCAAATTTAAAGTTACCTTTACAAAGTTCACTTGACGGACTCTGACATAAATAACAGAGAACCTTTACTGACATATTGCAGCACATTTTCTGGACAGAGGGCCAAGAATACCAGGGTTCAGGTTTTTAAGTTGCGGTATTGAGTGCAAACAAAATAAGGGGAAAAACACATTCTgaaatatttttcaataaaggGAGAACAGCTGCTAAGGCCTACATCACTACTCTTTTCCCTTATTCTACGACAATAATATCAGCAAAGGATAGCTATGCAAGGTTTACATTTATGTGGCTAATTCCAAATGTTAAATGGGTAGTacctaaaataattttttttgaaaattattagTCCCCCATTGCAATTCTGGCTCTGAATTTGTACTAATCAAATtcaaacattgcaattgtatacattaatattaatgcttaaaataataaatcaattaaaaatatgaaaatgtttattcagcATGGACATTccacaatgcacaatataaaataaaataattaaaagtttAACCTGAAGtagtaaaagcaatgtcaaaacgcaaatggaaaagacaaagacaaaacagaaaaagcaaaagcaaaatggaaaaag
Protein-coding regions in this window:
- the kmo gene encoding kynurenine 3-monooxygenase isoform X2, coding for MHARMIHSLNGKQSPIPYGKKSQYILSVDRANLNKQLLTEAETYPNAKLNFDHKLQDWSAEKGLMTFVRSDGTKEHIQADLIVGCDGAFSAIRKQFLRRSRFNYSQTYIPHGYMELTMPPINGEFAMKPNYLHIWPRNTFMMIALPNLDKTFTCTLFMPFDEFEKITTGDQVIEFFQKCFPDSIPLIGADALREDYFRLPAQAMVSVKCSPYHIGDKCVLMGDAAHAVVPFYGQGMNAGFEDCIVFDEIMEQFNEDLAAVLAEYSRVRVPDDHAIADLAMYNYVEMRAHVNSKWFLFRKHVDNILHFVMPKTIIPLYTMVTFTRTRYHKAVERWQWQDKVINRGLLFSAAGAALGGVFLLIKNPPDVNKLSIPAEKMWSRLAALRSP